Proteins co-encoded in one Arachis stenosperma cultivar V10309 chromosome 7, arast.V10309.gnm1.PFL2, whole genome shotgun sequence genomic window:
- the LOC130940161 gene encoding taxadiene 5-alpha hydroxylase: MSMDMIYDVLLLILLPILLVIVSFNFLRHKQCCQREKKRLPPGNMKFPLIGETIEFFNAQRRNQLFEEFVHPRILKYGKIFKTRIMGSPTVVVNGSEANKFFLTNEFKLVKSSWPSSSVQLMGTDSIMEKDGERHRFLRALIGTSLSYAGLENLVPKLCNHVRFFLESKWQGHGNTVSLYRSTKILTFSIVFECLLGIKVEQGMLETFERVLEGVFSPAIMFPGSRFSRAKKARMEIEKALTKAVREKRKEMEENLHNEKDGMLLSKLVNGLIHGEINEKEVIDNVVLLVFAAHDTTSFAIAMTFRMLAEHPECYRKLFQEHIDIANNKRREENLSINDIKKMKYTWQVARESMRLFPPIFGSFRKAITDIEYEGYTIPKGWKVLWTTYGTHYNEEYFKEAQSFKPSRFEKEIPQYAFVPFGGGPRVCAGYQLAKINILILVHYVVTRYEWFLLHPQEPIIMDPLPLPSLGMPIRIFPKQN; encoded by the exons ATGTCTATGGACATGATCTATGATGTTCTATTATTGATCCTGTTACCAATCCTTCTTGTGATAGTCTCGTTCAATTTCTTGCGACATAAGCAATGTTGTCAAAGAGAAAAGAAGCGGCTTCCACCAGGGAACATGAAGTTCCCATTGATTGGTGAGACAATAGAGTTCTTCAATGCTCAGAGGAGGAACCAATTGTTCGAGGAATTCGTCCACCCACGAATTCTAAAGTATGGAAAGATCTTCAAAACAAGGATAATGGGATCTCCAACCGTGGTTGTTAATGGCTCTGAAGCAAACAAATTCTTTCTAACCAATGAGTTTAAGTTGGTGAAGAGTTCTTGGCCTTCTTCCTCTGTTCAGCTCATGGGAACTGATTCAATTATGGAGAAAGACGGCGAAAGGCATCGATTCCTTCGTGCCTTGATTGGAACTAGCCTTAGCTATGCAGGACTAGAGAATCTAGTTCCAAAACTATGCAACCATGTTAGATTCTTCCTGGAATCTAAATGGCAGGGTCATGGAAACACAGTTAGTCTTTATCGGTCCACCAAAATCCTAACTTTTAGCATAGTTTTCGAGTGCTTGTTGGGAATCAAAGTGGAACAAGGGATGCTAGAGACATTTGAGAGAGTTCTAGAAGGGGTGTTTTCACCGGCAATTATGTTCCCTGGCTCGAGGTTTTCGAGGGCAAAGAAGGCAAGGATGGAGATAGAAAAGGCTCTTACCAAAGCAGTTAGAGAGAAGAGGAAGGAGATGGAAGAGAATTTGCATAATGAGAAAGATGGAATGCTTCTTTCAAAATTGGTCAATGGATTGATACATGGTGAGATTAATGAAAAAGAGGTCATTGATAATGTGGTGTTGTTGGTTTTTGCAGCTCATGATACAACTTCTTTTGCCATTGCTATGACTTTCAGGATGCTTGCAGAGCATCCTGAATGCTATAGAAAGTTGTTTCAAG AACATATTGATATAGCGAACAACAAAAGAAGAGAGGAAAATTTATCGATCAACGATATAAAGAAGATGAAGTATACATGGCAAGTTGCTAGAGAAAGCATGAGATTGTTCCCTCCTATTTTTGGCTCTTTTAGGAAAGCAATTACTGATATTGAATATGAGGGATACACCATACCTAAAGGATGGAAG GTGTTATGGACAACGTATGGGACACATTACAATGAAGAGTATTTTAAGGAGGCTCAAAGTTTCAAGCCAAGTAGGTTTGAAAAAGAAATACCACAATATGCATTTGTTCCATTTGGAGGAGGACCAAGAGTGTGTGCTGGGTATCAATTAGCAAAGATCAATATACTAATTCTTGTGCATTATGTTGTGACAAGATATGAGTGGTTCTTACTTCATCCACAGGAACCAATCATCATGGATCCTCTTCCACTCCCATCCCTTGGAATGCCAATTAGAATTTTTCCCAAGCAAAATTAA